The DNA region GAAGAGCTTGAAGAAGCCACGAATAACTTCGACCCTTCTAAAGAACTCGGTGATGGAGGCTTTGGTACTGTCTATTACGGTAAGCTTAAAGATGGACGAAGCGTAGCTGTGAAACGGTTATACGATAACAACTTCAAAAGAGCAGAGCAGTTCAGGAACGAAGTTGAGATCTTAACGGGTTTACGCCATCCGAACCTCGTGGCTCTCTTTGGATGCTCCTCAAAACAGAGCCGGGATTTACTTCTAGTGTATGAGTATGTTGCAAACGGCACGTTAGCTGATCATCTACATGGTCCACAAGCTAACCCGAGCTCGCTTCCTTGGTCTACTCGGCTCAAGATCGCTGTTGAAACTGCCTCTGCCTTGAAGTATCTACACGCCTCCAAGATCATACATCGTGATGTTAAATCTAACAACATCCTTCTCGACCAAAACTTCATTGTCAAGGTCAGTAACTCACACTCGTTATTACTTATAGTCTGGTATGATATGATCTGATTATAATCTTAACTTCTTTCATTTTATTCCTGTTTTCGACATTTAGGTAGCGGATTTTGGACTCTCTAGGCTGTTTCCGATGGATAGAACGCACGTATCAACCGCTCCACAAGGAACTCCAGGCTACGTCGACCCAGATTACCACCTATGCTATCAACTCTCCAGCAAAAGCGACGTGTACAGTTTCGCGGTAGTGTTAATGGAGCTTATCTCCTCGCTTCCAGCAGTCGATATCACAAGACCGCGCCAAGAGATCAACCTCTCGAACATGGCAGTCGTTAAAATCCAGAACCACGAGCTACGCGACATAGTGGATCCGTCACTAGGGTTTGACACGGATACAAGAGTGAGACAGGCGGTGATCGCTGTCGCTGAGCTGGCGTTCCAATGCTTGCAGTCGGATAAAGATCTTAGGCCGTGTATGTCGCACGTGCAGGATACGCTGACGAGGATACAGATCAATGGTTGTGGTTCGGACATTGAGGTTTTAGATGTCAAGAAGAGTGGACCGTTGCTTGCACAGTCTCCTGATAGTGTAATTGTGAAATGGGACAGTAAGTAAGTTAGACTCACACGGACACTAACATTTGTATGTGtttattatgtttaaaatttgtcAATTGACAGTTAGAGACTGGTGTTTGTGTTCTGTAATAGATGACAATTTTGGGATTGTATATATGATCTGAGTTTCGTAAATAAATTTATACTCTCTCACTCTCACCACAGTTGCGTACAAGAAACTCGTAATTGGGCCTGGCCCGGATTTTGGCCTCTGTATAATTTAGTAATTGCACGATTTTCATTTTGAAGGGTTTTTTTTAtactcttgtcttttttttttttgttaatgttaaatttcatttATCGACCAAGTTACATAAGTTTTTAGTTACATAAGTTTTTAGAGACAAAAAATCTAATCCCAACAGGAGCAAGACAGACCATATTACCCGATATCTACGGATGAGAAATATAAGAGAAATAAattaagagaaaagaagaggacGATAGCCTTCGAGCCGGAAAGGAGAGAAGGCGTGTCTCTCATGGAGCGATCAATAGAGACTTGGAGAGCAGTTGGCGACGAAGAGTAGCGGGAGGCGAAGATCCTTACGTTTCGCTCTTTCCAAATCAAATAGACCGTAGACTGAAGCAGGAGCTTGAGCAGAGTGGAAGTGGATCTAAATTGTGGCTGTTGATGCAGAAGAATCCAGGCAGCGACTGCATGAAGGACATCAGGAGGATTTGGTAAAAACTTACCAGCAAAGAAGCGTCAGATGCCAGCTGAGAACGGGCACTGAAAAAACAGATGCTCATGCGTCTCAGTACCACCAGAGCATAAGACAGTCTGGAGAGACTGTCATACCCCACCTTCGCAGACGATCTCTAGTGGGTAAGCGTACTAGGAAATCCATCCATGTTACTAGAGAGAACCATGGTACATATTCCTTAAACCATACAACCCTCGACCAAGGAACAATAGGGGAGTGAGCACGAATCTGATTCCACGTTTCTTTAGAGAAAAAAGATGAGAGAAAAACTCCCAATGAATTCCTGCAAAGGTAAGTATCTGGTCCATTTGAGGCTACTGGCGCAGAGATGGTCGTTAAAACAACCGATAGAGCCTGTACATTATCTGATGTGGCCGCTGGCAGCCTCCAACTAGAATTCCGCACAGCTTCAACAACCCTTGTGTCTTCTCTTATCCGCAGGGCTCTAGGCCCAGCTGACCTTACAAACCTTATAAGTTGACTGAACTCAGTCCAGTTATCATACCAGAAGGAGGCGAATCTGCTATTACCAACCTCGCATTGAAGGAAATTAATGACCGTAGGCTTTAACTCGAGAAGACTATTTATGGTCTTGGAGAAGCGGCTTGAAGTCGCAGTTAACCAGTAGCTCTTCCGGTGGACAATTTATACTCTTGTCTTGTTTTcgaaactttttattttcctcaTAGATGGACAACTATATTCGTAATTACATAGCTTTGTATCGCTATCAATTGAAAGCTCTATTTTTATATTGTGGGTTAACTATTGCATCAAATTAATGATGCCTATGATGGTAATTAACTAAATACAATCAGAAAAGTTTAATTAACGTCCTATATGATTTTAAAGCCCATActttttttcccaaaatttcCTAATTAAAGCACTCTAATATAGGGCATGCATGTTTTACTACTTCAATTAATGAACAAGTTAGAGAGTAAGTCATCTTGAATGAGTGTAATTGCATGTGAATCAGATCCCTCCACCACCATACATAATTGATAATCTTCAGTAATGGCCCAACTAAATATTGACATTTGTTGCAACCTAACTCATTCCTAAAACCTCAACGTGTTTGATCATCTTAAGGAAATACAAAAGAAAGCTCTAGAATGCATGCCAATTTCttcactaaatatattatttgggTGACTCAAAATTTTACGTAACTTCTAAACGAGTTTGACgtcaacatataattataaacgAGAACATTTGCGCTTACTTATTACACATTTTCGTTTATCTCCATACTATTTCAcaatgttatttgtttttttttttttttgtcgattaATTGGCATTGGCCATTTGAAAGCATAAGTTGGCAAATGGATGTGATCTTTTACCCTATATGCCTACACAAAACCCTCTCTGCAAAAACATTAATGAATGTTTTCATTacaccaagtttttttttttgctttgatattAACTTAGTTTGACTACATCCATTTCATTATCTtccaaatattaataattaaatttataattaagatCTTAAACCTTTATACACCACCAAACTGACTAGAAATGTTCGTCCCCcttgcagagagagagagcctaaTGGAACCCACACGACCAAACAGTGGTCCCACTTCCCTTGTTTGGACATATCTCCCCGACACACAAATCCCAGAACGTTCACTTGCCCACGTGGCTCTCcctttatttctcttttcttttttccccttaaTTTTCCCCacatttctttttctcaattataaatataataaaaatatatattaaaaaaaaacttcaattgAACGATATAAATGTCTCAAGCTTTGTATCAAACAAGTCTcaagaatttttcaaaaaaaaaaaaaaaaaagtttcaagaaaaatcataattcaatTTTGTCATATATTAATGGCGAATTTCGAGAATCTTTCTTCTGAATTTCAGACAATAGCCATGGATATATATTCTTCCATAACTCAAGCTGAAGATCTAAACCACAACAATAGTAACCTTCATTTTCAAACATTTCATCCATCCTCCACTTCTCTCAACTCGCTattccttcatcatcatcaacaacaattaCTTCATTTTCACGGAAACTCTCCTGATAATAGTAACAATGTCTCCTCAACTTCTAGTTTCCTCCATTCTGATCATAGCAATGACAAGAAGAGAAAAGCTTTGTTACATTCTCTGTCTTCATCGGAGAATAGTGGCGTCTCTGATAATGCAAATATTACTACCACCGAAACCGTAAATGATCTCGAAACCCTAATCTTATCATTTTCGTAAACTCTCTGACATTTcgttttaaataattaaatgcttttgttttgtaaacaaaaacataggGTTCTTTGAGAAGAGGTAataagaggttgaagaagaagaaagaagaagacgggaaagaaagagaagttgtTCACGTGAGAGCCAGAAGAGGCCAAGCCACTGATAGCCACAGCTTAGCCGAACGGGTAaaatcgcttcttcttctttttttctatagctaatttcatataaaaaacgtgatgtatttatttacatgtatatatatgtctatatcaTTTCAGGTTCGACGAGGGAAAATAAACGAGAGATTGAGATGTTTGCAAGATATGGTTCCCGGATGTTATAAGGTAACTTAagaatgccaaaaaaaaaaaaaaaaagaagaagtggtTATTCTcgatattttcattaaattaacAATTTGTTGTAATCAAAAAAGAATTAGTAGCCATTAgaattactaatttatttggATTAAAcgtaaacaaattttgtattttatgatataagtaaatatttgttatcaaacaaaaagatttacatatgtatatccaaaaaatatttttaatgtgcATGTGtgagattttttgttaaatattttttttttctttgacaaccCTCATAATAATTTTCGAAAAGTGTTTTTCTCATATTTGTTATATCATTGCTATAATCATAATGTGAGTTTTCATTGATTTATTGGTGATAACGAAAGTGTATATGTTTGGTGGGTGCAGGCTATGGGAATGGCTACGATGCTTGACGAGATAATTAATTATGTCCAGTCTCTACAGAATCAAGTCGAGGTTAGtaattagaattattttttacCCTAAGTTGCATATCAATacgatttgtttgtttgtttgtttttgttttgttttttttcttttttgttattttggagaaaacaacaactaaaaagtggcatttttttgttatttaataattttcacaAATCTTGAAGTATTCCAaaatacagaaagaaaaaaaatcggaaACCTTAAACGCTTAAAAACCTTTCAATCAACCTATCAACCTTttcgatatatatatgtttttcaatttttactaATAATTCCTACATagttattcattttgtttttgttttctgtcgTCGATCCAGTTTCTCTCGATGAAACTTACTGCAGCAAGTTCGTTTTATGACTTCAACTCAGAGACCGATGCTGTTGATTCCGTGCAGGTACTAGAACATTCTAATaatgttttcaataattaagcaaaaacatatttaatcagCGTAGAAATGGGTCCAGTATGTTTTGATAGAGTCGGTTCTACACAGATATATTCAAATACAGGTTTTCGTATTTAATCTTATCGGACAATGTGATCATGCGGCCTACGTAACCCGCAATTAAAATATGTTCGACAGGTCCAATCCGGCCTTTGCATAATTGATCTTATTTATGGTTtagtattttttggtttttttggcattatattattatatatggtttAAGTCTAACGTAACTAGTACTTGTTTCGATGACaattatatttccttttagtgTGATAAATTATTTCTAAGTATTGAATATGAATGGGATACAATTGGCAGAGAGCAAAGGCACGTGAGACAGTAGAGATGGGGAGACAAACAAGAGATGGGAGTCCTGTCTTCCATTTATCAGCATGGTCCCTTTGActtttgttatctctttttctttattttattaatattgttttcgaaattattcttatatttatttggaTGCGATATGTGATATGTCATACGACCCAACTCGGGATACTATTTGTAATCTGTATACTTGTAATTTCGACATTATGAATTTGTTGGCTATTGTCATGTAAATATCTCAGTTGTCCTTTTCCTTTCTTGCGATTTTTGTAAAcgtataaaatattattttgggtttttgcaAAATAAGTTATAACAATGGATGAATTATTAGCtcatatgaaaaaaaagttattacaaCTATCAAACTATGGGTGAATTATCTTATGTATCAAAGTGTTGAGGAGTGAATTGATGCTGTGAAGAAAAAATGCAATTGTGTATATTACCAAAGTtacgatgaaaaaaaaaaagttacaatgaAATGGGagtctttaacaaaaaaagaaataagtgtTATAATTAGTCGgtttaaaatattgatattagTAACTAAACCATTTTTCAGACATGTGCTTTTGATGTCAGGAGTTCGTTCCACTTCACTTTCCCACATAGAGATGGATAAAAACGGCTTGCACTATAAATGGaatcaactaaaaataaagataagtTTGTGTCAAACCTAACATAATAAGAGATAGTTACGATAGCGTACATATacaattgattttggtttctaaaacctaacaTTAGCATTTAATTGGATTTTTAGATAGTATGGATTCTCTTCTCTGGCTTTACAACTAGCTTAACAGATAgtcttctttattcttcttgtCACAAAAATAACTAAACTGAGCGGAATAGGTTTGACCAAAGCCAAAAGAGCGAAATAGCTAGGCATAAATAAAGagtataataaaatggaagagGCAAGTTGCGAAAGGGTTTTTGGAAACGAAGAGAAGAAATATGGTATGGAAACCAAAGAGACTTTGTCGGTGTCAAGTGACAAAAACACCCTTCACTTCTGTTGCTTTCCGAAGACAATGATGCGTGTCTcccaaaccaaaaacagagacaaaatAGTAAATTGTGTGATGCGAAGCCAAAGGACGTGTTCTGCAGACGAACAACCAAAAACTTCCAAGACCCTTTCTACTTCCTCTTTTGTGGTCTCTCTTATGTTATCCATCCAATGACTCTTTCTagttatttatcttttaaaaacatataattctATAATAGAGACGGTTCACAGCATCTGATTGATGTTGCCTATTCATAATCTTCATGATTGAGATTAACAATTCAGATATTTCGTTATGTAATAATACACTTATGTCTCCTATGTTATTCCTTATGTttaatttctttcattttatttcaattttttttaaaagatggcATATTTCAACATTTCTTAGTCCACAAGACAGGTCGTATCTGAATATATACGACAAAAGTTGTTTGAAGTTTTTGGCAATGTAACAGAAtcaatattatgttttttattcttcttcctaATGCATGTAAATTGGCTACATATATGTTCTATTTTTTCAGATCTTACTTTTACTTGATTGTTTATctgaattgaaatatttttttgtttggatactTTAACATTAAATAGGCATATCTTTGTATCGCAATCGAGGGATTTAACTTAAGTATTACGCAATTCACTCGAGATTAGTATGGTGTATATGGCTTGTGATCACATCCTTACGAAATTATTTGGGTTAATACTAGTTTACTACATGATATGTGCTTGAATTTGGATCATGCATAGATCCATGCAGGACATACactttttcacctttttattatactttttttaataCCAGTTGGAAAATTAAACATTCATATCTACGTTTGAAATAAATATCCGAATTAAGAGTGTTTAATCCATAATTCCATATGAACCGATCaaatcctgtttttttttttatatatagttttttaaatatatatttgaatatttgattGACATATGATCATGACGTATAAAGGAGTACCTTTAGGGCTTTACATataaaaattgctaaaatgcAAACCccaattaatttaattactacttcaagaaacttaaaattaatgttaaaaggaaaaaaagatacATGCATCCATGGAATTAGTATGGACAGCTTGAAATGGACCATTCGTTGAAGGATGGCCACTGTGGGATTTTATGTTTACTTTCTCGTTGTTTATTGAGAAGGAAAAGTGGAATTACTACAGATAATATATTCTACTACGTTGTATAAATAGTGTGTTATCTCTATATATTATCACGCGAATTCTATCCCGTATATTAactattatttatgaaaaactACGACATGAAAACTCTCGTGTTAAGAAATTTAATCTTAAAGAATTTGTGGTAGTTtcaattcttaaaaattatgtagtgttgtatatatattactttacgATCATAAAATcgaacaatataatatataagtcaGGGTCACATATATCATGGAttattcctctctttttttatttcttgggTACAACTTGTTTCTACACTACCATCTATTTTGtcgttttataaatatttattgtatttgcCTATTTGGTGATCTAAAACTgtatctcctttttttttttattttttttttccaatactGTATCTCCTTTGTCTGCTTTAAGAGTTAAGACCAATGatctatttgttttttcctcttttgataaaattaatactTGTGCGATGGGCATGAAAGAAAAATGTCAGAGAGTGTCTatcatcttttaaaatattgtgaTATGTTTAGTCatccttatttttttgtttattactgCCGATGATGATTAATACAAAAATGGTTAAAATCTTTagtttttcatatatgtatGGCTCTCTCAAACAAAAACTTCAACTacttaaacaaattatttattttcgtttttcaaatttttattgaaaaataaataaagggggAGTAAAGTGAATTCTTCTCAACTAGTCAATGCTTCTGTTGTTATCTAAACATACATGAAAACATCATATTGTGTTCAGGatgatccatatatatattgtgtattAGATGCTGAAGAGGACAGAATTGGGGGTTTACAATAACTAGTGAAAACTATTGGGTCCCcaaaatattccaaaaacagATTTGGCGGTCACATCATTCGGTGACAGATCAGAACAAAAACTGGGCTAAATTCAAGTATGCAATATAACACTGTGGGGACTGACTACccaccagttttttttttaagtggaaTTACTATGGTCGATATATGCACCTAACTGTTGATGATACTTGTTATGCTTTACAAGTCTCATTTTCATAATCTTCTTTTCCCACCTTCGGTGACCCTActccatatattaatatattacttAACTCACATACATTATGCAATATACGATTCGTATATTAACAACATGTgtttataaaaaccaaaaaaaatttacaaaagtaaGTCCCAACTGAAACCATTGATCATTTGATATTGGGTTCAGAGAGGAAAGGAGAAACTAAATTCTttgaaaaagattaaaaaagttAGCCGCCTAAAGGACAAAACGTCTGTCTATGACCACCGTTTTGAATCTTTCGATGCCTTGAGCAAATTAGAAGCACTTCCTGTCTTCTTCATGCCTTGAATTACaagaaattatatatcacaACTAAAGTATAAACAATCTCTTTGATTAAATAACTTAACCCTCATAAGTGATTTCTTACTTGGTGAAGAAGACATTTTATGTGGTGAAGACATCTTATTTGGTGAAGACAAACCTGACGTGACCTTTGCAATGGTCGACGTCCTCGTAGCGACTTGTTTGAGTTTATCTAGTGGTCGTGGTGTGGTCGTACTACTCCTTGGAGTCACCGGCTTAGTTCTGCAATTTTCAGGATTCACCAATAAAAAtgtgttaaaacaaaaaaaaaaacctgtaaaATAGATTTCTTTTGAAACAAGAGAGGGAAAATAACGTTACTTGGCTGGAATCTTCAATGGTTTTCTCCCTTCTGCAGCACAAGCAACATCAAGGGATCCTTCTgtttcatcatcattttctgcATCAATAGAGGACGCTAAGGTCTCTCCGTCCGTCACCGAGTGTCGTGACGGTCTGAGAGAATCTTGTTGGAATCTTGAGTCTTCTTCTATAGACAACTGCGAATCTCCAGCTTCTGAGTTGA from Camelina sativa cultivar DH55 chromosome 3, Cs, whole genome shotgun sequence includes:
- the LOC104775954 gene encoding transcription factor BEE 1, which translates into the protein MANFENLSSEFQTIAMDIYSSITQAEDLNHNNSNLHFQTFHPSSTSLNSLFLHHHQQQLLHFHGNSPDNSNNVSSTSSFLHSDHSNDKKRKALLHSLSSSENSGVSDNANITTTETGSLRRGNKRLKKKKEEDGKEREVVHVRARRGQATDSHSLAERVRRGKINERLRCLQDMVPGCYKAMGMATMLDEIINYVQSLQNQVEFLSMKLTAASSFYDFNSETDAVDSVQRAKARETVEMGRQTRDGSPVFHLSAWSL